TACCCATAAGAACTTCAACGGCACCATGTCGACCAATATGAAGGATGGTTACATTGTTGATGCGGGCGGTGGCGGTGTTGGGATCATCAGCATGCTTAGCCTGGATACGCTGCTTCGGCGTTTGCGCCTGGATTTTAGCGATATGTTTGATAAGGGGCTCACTTTCAATACCTTCAAAGGCAATTACGATATTGAGAGTGGTGTTGTGTCTACGAAAGACCTGAAGATGGTAGGCGCCTCAGGCACCATGACTATTGCTGGCCACACCTCACTGGTGACAGAAGAGCTGGACTATGACGTGGTGTTTTATCCTAAACTCACTGCGAGCCTGCCAGTATTGACCGCGTTTGCTATTACCCCTGTCACTGGATTGGCGGTATTGGCGCTAACTCAGGTGATCGACCCTGTGGTTGAAGTGGTCTATCAGGTCAATATGAAAATTGAAGGCACCATGTCTGAGCCGAAAGTCTATGAATTGGATCGCAAGAGTAAAGACGTGAAGATGAAAGAGTTGAAGAAGCAGGAGTCTGAGGAGATAAAGGATGCTGACGGAGGCAGCGTTGATGCCACGGGTAAGCTTTCTGACTCTAAATTGGCTGAGGCCGCATGAGCTGGTTGAGCGCGGTACAAATGGTCAGTGGCCCGATACCGGCAGATAATTTTGCTCGCCTAGTCGTATTGCTAAGTAAGCTGCCGGAACATCGCCCCCAGTTGGTGGTGTTGCCAGAAAACGTGCTTTGCTTTGGCGGAGATCCACAGGCTCTGCAAACCATTGCGGAGTCACCTAACGATGGTCCCATTCAGCGTCAATTGGCGGCGTTAGCTAAGCAGTTTCAGTTTTGGCTAGTCGCAGGCAGCTTTCCTTTACGCGCTGATGATCAAGTGACAGCCAGCAGTTTGCTGTTTTCTCCAGCCGGAGAAACCATTGCCAAATACGATAAGATCCACTTGTTTGATGTCGATGTGGATGATGCTACTGGCCGTTATCGCGAGTCAGACCAATATCTTCATGGTGCCACACCGACGGTCGTGCCAACCCCTCTGGGCAATTTGGGGATGGCTGTTTGTTACGATCTCCGTTTTCCTGAACAGTTCCGTTGGATGCGGCAGCAAGGCGCTGATGTTATCTCGTTACCTGCGGCATTTACGCAGGTCACAGGAGAGGCGCATTGGCATACGTTAATCCGTGCTCGAGCTATTGAAAACCAATGCTATTTGGTGGCCGCCGATCAAGGTGGCGTGCATGCGGATGGGCGCGAGACATTTGGTCACAGCATGATTGTCGATCCCTGGGGCGAGGTGGTAGCCGAGCTGGAGAAAGGGGAAGGGGTGATCAGTGTTGCCATGGATAGTGAGAAAATGGCACGTATCCGTAGTAACATGCCGGTATCGCAACATGCCCGCTTTCATTGTCATTGGGGTAAGGAGTCTTAATGTCTATTGCATTGGCGCAGCAACATCTGCTTGAGCCGACAGGTATCACCATCGCCACATTGGAAGAAACGCTCGCATTTCTTCATCAGCAGCCTCTGGATTTTTCCGATCTCTATTTTCAGTCCAGTCGCCATGAGTCTTGGATGTTAGAAGATGGCATTGTTAAAGAGGGCAGCTTTAATATTGAACGTGGCGTCGGTGTCCGAGCGGTGCAAGGAGAGAAAACCGGCTTCGCCTATGCCGATGAGATCACCCCTTCAGCGATCCGAACCGCAGCAACTGCAGCACGCGGCATCGCCCGTAGCGCGAGTCATGCAGAGCCCTGTGTTGCCCTTAAAGCGATGGCAGCGGCTCCGCTTTACCCTGCTGAAGACCCGCTTAATAGTTGGGATGAACAAACCAAAATCGCTTTACTGCATGAGATGGAAGCGGAAGCTCGACGCATGGACCCGCGGGTCAAGCAGGTGATTGCGTCTATTTCTGGGGTTTATGAACAGGTGTTGGTGGCGGCCTCTGACGGCACTTTAGCCGCAGATTACCGCCCTTTAGTTCGACTTAATTGTACCGTTCTGGCAGAACAGGATGGGCGGCGTGAACGTGGCTCGGCGGGCGGTGGTGGCCGCGGTAGCTATGAGATGTTCTTAGCCTCCGACAACGCTGTAAAAGTCGCCTTAGGCTATGCCAGAGAAGCGGTAAGGCAAGCGACTGTGAATTTAGCCGCCATTGATGCGCCAGCGGGAACCATGCCCGTGGTTCTTGGTGCCGGCTGGCCCGGCGTGTTATTGCATGAAGCGGTGGGGCACGGTCTGGAAGGTGACTTTAATCGTAAAGGTACCTCAGCGTTTGCTGGTAAGGTGGGCGAGTTAGTCGCCAGTCCGCTATGCACCGTTGTTGATGATGGCACCATGGCAGGACGTCGGGGCTCATTATCTATTGATGATGAAGGTACACCGGGACAGTACACCACTTTGATTGAAGAGGGTGTGCTCAAAGGCTATATGCAAGATAAGCTCAATGCCCGTTTAATGGGCGAGCAGCCTACCGGGAATGGTCGCCGGGAATCTTATGCCCACCTGCCGATGCCGCGAATGACAAATACCTATATGTTGCCGGGAGAGCATACGCCGGAAGCGATTATCGCGTCGGTTGAGAGTGGCATCTATGCCCCCAACTTTGGCGGTGGTCAGGTAGATATTACTTCCGGTCGTTTTGTGTTTTCTGCGTCCGAAGCCTACTTGATCGAAAACGGCCAAGTGACTAAGCCAATTAAAGGTGCCACATTAATAGGCGTTGGTGCAGAGGCGATGCAACAGATCTCTATGGTTGGAAACGATTTGGCGTTGGATAAAGGGGTCGGTGTTTGCGGTAAGGATGGTCAAAGTGTTCCCGTCGGCGTCGGGCAGCCAACTATTAAGCTGGATCAGCTGACCGTCGGCGGAACAGCTTAGTGACCAGATGCTAAGTGAACAGGAATCGTTAGATTCGATTGCAAGACATCAATCGATGCTATCTCGTTAAACATAAAGCCCAGCATTTGCTGGGCTTTATTGTGATTATCGCAGGGTGAAGGTTAGAGCCCCGTCATCGTTAGCGGCACCTGTAGCACCATACCCAGTCCTTTTGGTGTGGTGATGGTGACAGTGATAAAGCCAACCTCAGTGGGATCACCCGGTGCGAGAGTATTTAGCAGGCTAAAGCTGACCGTGTCTCTATAGCTATCTGCTGAGCCAATGGCGGTACCACGGCTGTTGGCGACGGTGATGTTGGTGGTGCCGGTTAGGTCGCCTTGGTCACTGGCGACTACGATGGTTGTTCCTTCAGGGAGTATCTGATCCATACTGTCACCGATGTGAAAACTCAAGTTGGCCGCTGCGCCTGCGTTCAAAGTGACGCCGCTTGCTCCAATTACACCAGTGTTGCCAGCCCCTTGCTGTTGGGTGCTTGAGTCATCAAAACTACCATTGAGATAGTCCAGTTCCCAATTGGCTGCAGAGTCCGACATGATTAATACGATCGCTCGGCGAATATGCAGTTTATTGTTGCCGGCGTCGGCACTGCCACATAGGCTGCCGGAACACTGCGGGCCATTAAACAGGCCATCGGCAAGGTTGAAGCCGCCACTATTTGCGTAGTCTAAGAAAGGCTCGTCAGTTTCTCTGATGAAGCTTTCGTCATCATCTCGCCAAGCCTCGCTCATATCGACAAACCCTGTGACTACGCCGGGCTGGCTAAAGCCTGCGTTGACCGAGGCGCCAGCGGCAATTGCGGTGCCGTCAGCCTCATCAAATATGCCGTTGCCGTTGTTATCGAAGAAAGTCTCGTGACCCACGGCTGATGCCAGAATGGTAACGCGATGGTCGGTTGGGCGTGGATCAGTACTGGTCCAGGTGGCTTGGCAACTGCCAGATAGCGTTTGGCAGCTTGGGGTGATCTGACCTGCTTCTGCGGTAAAGTTAACCGTTGTGCCATCTGGGGCCGGATTATTGAAACTGTCAGCCAACCAGACAGTTAAGGTCACTGTTTCGCCGTTATGGCGCCATGCTTCTGGGTTGAGAATGTCAGGGGACAGAGTGAAGCTGCTTTGTTCTGCCAGCCCGGTGTTTATGGTCAATAGATCTGATTGGCTCTGTATGATGTCATTGCCTGTGAGTGGACAAGCGGTGGCATCCTGTTGTGTTTGGGCGGTGACCCTTACCGGCGTCGGCACATTCCCTGATTGCACTTTTGTGGTAACCAGACCTTCTGAGTTAGTCAGTCCTGACTGTTGGCTTAGGCTTAAGCCCCCAACCTGAGTATCCAGACTGAAGCAGACTAGACGCTGTGGTAGTAACGAGCCCTGACTGCCTTTGACTAAAAAAGTGACGGTTGAGCTTTCCTGATTGCCTTGTCCACCGGTACCTTTGAGTACGATCTGCTCGGGCTCAGCGGAGACAAACTCAATTGAGCCCAGGGCTTCTGCTTCAATGGTGAGGGTTGCCAGAGCGTTCAGCGTGCTTGAACTATTACTGACAGTGGCAAGTAAGCTGTCACTGATTTCGCCGCCACTGGCACAGCTTTGATCCTGAAAAGTCGCTTGTGCCCGTCCTGCGATGGTTTGTGCGGTGGCATCTAAGCTGGCTTTACCATCTGCTGAGCAGCCGGAAGTAAAACTGACTGTCGCAGGTTCCAATAGGGCGCTAAGGCTACCATCGTCCGCCATTTCAACTAAATCTACGGTGAGACCCACGGTACCGCCTGCACTGATGCTGTCAGTGGCTATACCAACCACGCCATTTTGAAAACTGGCCGGATCGGCTTTGTCAGGCCAGTATCCTAGCAATATGGTGTCGCCGTCGCCGATAGCGTCACGAGCAAGGATCTCATAGCTGAGGCTGGCAGATAGCGTTAAGTCGTCGACTGATACTGTGGCTATCGCTTGATCTGCACCGAGATCGGTGTCCGTTCCGGTTAGCGTCACTTCCGCCTGACCGTTCGCTGCGGTTAGGGCGGTGAAGGGGGTTAAAGTCCCTAAGCCTGCAGTGAAGCTGATCACCTGATTTTCCAGCGGTTGGCTCTCGCCATCTAACAAGGTTGCCCGTAGCTGTACGTTGCTGCCGGCATTAAATCTATTCACCGGCGTGCCGCTATCCAGCATCACTATTGCTAGGCTAGGACTCTCACCGCCGCCGATATCACCAGTGGAAGTGAATTCATAAACAGCTTGCTCACTAAGCTCACCAGTCGTTGCCGTTGCGGTTGCTGCACCAACGCTGGTGTCATCACTGCTTACTAAAACGTTGGCGATACCATTGGCGTCGGTCAGGCGAGAATCGCTGGCCAAGGTTCCCAAAGGGGCGCTGAAACTGACGATAGTATCGACAACGGGACCATCATCGTTACTTAGGCTGGCTTGCAAACAAAAGCTGCTACCAGCGACAAAACTTGGTGAGGTCGGTGACAGGCAGTCATCGGCAAGGATGGTGAGTTGTAATGCTTCGTTTGTACCGCCACTGGCGTTGACCTGAAAATTACTTGATGCAGTAAGGGTCTCTTCGCTGCTGCCATCAACGGACTCCAGTGTGGTGCTCGCGGTGAGAGTGCCGGCCCCGGTGACGCCGGTGGTTAGCAATTGCACCCT
The Corallincola holothuriorum DNA segment above includes these coding regions:
- a CDS encoding carbon-nitrogen hydrolase family protein, which translates into the protein MSWLSAVQMVSGPIPADNFARLVVLLSKLPEHRPQLVVLPENVLCFGGDPQALQTIAESPNDGPIQRQLAALAKQFQFWLVAGSFPLRADDQVTASSLLFSPAGETIAKYDKIHLFDVDVDDATGRYRESDQYLHGATPTVVPTPLGNLGMAVCYDLRFPEQFRWMRQQGADVISLPAAFTQVTGEAHWHTLIRARAIENQCYLVAADQGGVHADGRETFGHSMIVDPWGEVVAELEKGEGVISVAMDSEKMARIRSNMPVSQHARFHCHWGKES
- the tldD gene encoding metalloprotease TldD is translated as MSIALAQQHLLEPTGITIATLEETLAFLHQQPLDFSDLYFQSSRHESWMLEDGIVKEGSFNIERGVGVRAVQGEKTGFAYADEITPSAIRTAATAARGIARSASHAEPCVALKAMAAAPLYPAEDPLNSWDEQTKIALLHEMEAEARRMDPRVKQVIASISGVYEQVLVAASDGTLAADYRPLVRLNCTVLAEQDGRRERGSAGGGGRGSYEMFLASDNAVKVALGYAREAVRQATVNLAAIDAPAGTMPVVLGAGWPGVLLHEAVGHGLEGDFNRKGTSAFAGKVGELVASPLCTVVDDGTMAGRRGSLSIDDEGTPGQYTTLIEEGVLKGYMQDKLNARLMGEQPTGNGRRESYAHLPMPRMTNTYMLPGEHTPEAIIASVESGIYAPNFGGGQVDITSGRFVFSASEAYLIENGQVTKPIKGATLIGVGAEAMQQISMVGNDLALDKGVGVCGKDGQSVPVGVGQPTIKLDQLTVGGTA
- a CDS encoding Ig-like domain-containing protein; translated protein: MISKALSRYLFTLCTLLSLVACNGSSGDGDFNEFNQLELTLRNSEGDSTNTLTAGETAWLEAKVVDVYGEGIDGQIVDFSSSLGSLSASSALTDGGGKARVQLLTTGVTGAGTLTASTTLESVDGSSEETLTASSNFQVNASGGTNEALQLTILADDCLSPTSPSFVAGSSFCLQASLSNDDGPVVDTIVSFSAPLGTLASDSRLTDANGIANVLVSSDDTSVGAATATATTGELSEQAVYEFTSTGDIGGGESPSLAIVMLDSGTPVNRFNAGSNVQLRATLLDGESQPLENQVISFTAGLGTLTPFTALTAANGQAEVTLTGTDTDLGADQAIATVSVDDLTLSASLSYEILARDAIGDGDTILLGYWPDKADPASFQNGVVGIATDSISAGGTVGLTVDLVEMADDGSLSALLEPATVSFTSGCSADGKASLDATAQTIAGRAQATFQDQSCASGGEISDSLLATVSNSSSTLNALATLTIEAEALGSIEFVSAEPEQIVLKGTGGQGNQESSTVTFLVKGSQGSLLPQRLVCFSLDTQVGGLSLSQQSGLTNSEGLVTTKVQSGNVPTPVRVTAQTQQDATACPLTGNDIIQSQSDLLTINTGLAEQSSFTLSPDILNPEAWRHNGETVTLTVWLADSFNNPAPDGTTVNFTAEAGQITPSCQTLSGSCQATWTSTDPRPTDHRVTILASAVGHETFFDNNGNGIFDEADGTAIAAGASVNAGFSQPGVVTGFVDMSEAWRDDDESFIRETDEPFLDYANSGGFNLADGLFNGPQCSGSLCGSADAGNNKLHIRRAIVLIMSDSAANWELDYLNGSFDDSSTQQQGAGNTGVIGASGVTLNAGAAANLSFHIGDSMDQILPEGTTIVVASDQGDLTGTTNITVANSRGTAIGSADSYRDTVSFSLLNTLAPGDPTEVGFITVTITTPKGLGMVLQVPLTMTGL